ACGGATAGCCGGGAGGCTGTTGAAACTGCCAGGAAAAACAAACCGTCTAAAGACATCATCCAAAAAGCATCTGACCTGACTGAAAAAGTATTAGATCTTAAAAATCTAGAGCAGTTTGAAAATTGGATTCGCGACCACGAAAATTTAGTATCGGAATATCTTCAGATGGATAAAATCAAGGACCGATTATTCAGAGACTACTGGGGCGAAGTAAAATCTCTTGGCGCCTGGGGCGGCGATCTCGCACTCATCAGCAGCAACAAATCGCGGCAGGACACAGAAGCCTATTTTCAAAATAAGGGTTTTCAAAAACTCATCCCCTATTCTGAACTGGTATTGTAACCAATTTAGAATACCAATTGTTATAGTTCAAAAATTTATGCCACCAGCGATTTGGCATTCTTTAAAACTTCTTGAAAGCTTCAGAGACTCGGACAACACCAGACGGTTTATTTTCCAAACTGAAAGTCCTGAACCTATTAATTATGTTCCCGGACAATTCTTAACCTGCGATTTGCCCATTGGTGAAAAGAGATTACAGCGCTGGAGGAGCTACAGTATCGCGAATCGCTGCGACGAAACGCAACAAATTGAATTCTGCATTTCTTACAAAAAAGACGGTCCGGCCTCTGAATTTTTCTTTCATAAAATTCAGAAAGGAGATATCATAAAAGCCAAAGGTCCGGAAGGAACTTTCGTCCTTCCCCAAATGTCAGGTATGCAATTGGTGATGATTTGTACTGGAACCGGGCTCGCACCCTATCGGGCCATGTTACAGGAGATCCTTCAATCGGGTCATTCCTTTAGTTCTATTCATTTAATTTTTGGATGCAGGAAATCTGATGACATTCTCTTTCGCCATGAATGGTCACAATGGGCTAGCGGTATTCCCAACTTTTTTGCTACGATTTGCCTTTCTCGCGAAAACGAATTCAGTCCAAAAGATTTTAAGGGTATTCGTTTTATGAATTCCTATGTTCATGCAGCTTATTTGGAGTCTTTAGCCAGTAATACCCTTGATCGCGATAAAGCCCTTTTCATGCTTTGCGGATGGCAGGAAATGATCGACGAAGCCATTGCCAAATTGTATCTCGAACAAAAAATTCCAAGAGAACAGATTCGATTTGAATTATTTGGATAGGGAGATGGCTTTTAGGCTTTTAGGCTTTTAGGCTTTTAGGCTTTTAGGCTTTTAGGCTTTTAGGAATCAACTAGTACTAACGAATGTTAGTTCAATAAATTTCAACCATTTTTGAGTATTATACCATTTTCTTCGATTGGAAAAATTAAACAGCTTGGTACTTGAATTCATTCTACTTATACACCTTCTCAATATTCTTATCCGGTATCAGCCAAAGTATCGCAACTGCAAATACGAGTATACCTGAAATGAGTGGGTAAAAATAGGAGGCCAGTAATGCGAGGGTATAGGCCAAGAGAGATATTTGACCTTTTTGATTTTGCATCTTATGGGCTTTTGTAAATTCGTCCGGATGCAAATGGTGTTTGACTACAAGCGTTTGTAAAATATAATATGCAAATGCACACATTAGCAACATGAGGCAATATAAAGCCACGGTATTTTCTGCAAAATGATTTTCTCCCATCCATGCGGTTGCAAATGGAATCAATGAAAGCCAAAACAATAAATTCAAATTCGCCAGCATGATTCCTGAAGTAATTTTATTCATGCTGTGCAGGAGGTGATGATGGTTGCCCCAGTAAATTCCTATGTATGCGAAGCTGATGGCATAAGAAATAAAAATCGGCCACAGAGCCATCAGGTCGCTCCAGGAAGATCCATGTGGTACTTTCATTTCTAAAACCATAATGGTGATGATGATGGCAAGTACGCCATCACTGAAAGCTTCTAATCGCGTTTTCGTCATGGTTGATCAGGTTTTTATTTTTGCAGGGCTACCCATGTAAATTCCGGGTACATCGAGATCCTTAGTAACTAATGCACCCATACCAATCGTGACCCCGGAAACAATTTTGAGTCCATCCCGAAGTGTTGCTGAAGGTGCAATCCAACAATGATCACCCAGCTCAGTACTTCCGCCAATTAAAACATTGGCAATGACCAGACAGTTTTTACCCAATTTCACATTGTGGGCCACATGGACGAGATTATCAATCTTACTGTTTGCACCAATTATTGTATTCCCAAGTGTTCCTCTGTCTATGCAAGTATTGGAGCCGATTTCAACATCATCTTCCAGTATGACTCCTCCCAAATGCGGAAATTTGATATAATTTCCATCCAATGCTTTCGAATATCCAAATCCATCAGATCCTATGGTCGTGTGGCTTTTGATTAAAACGCGTTTGCCAATAATGCTTTGATCGTGAATGACACAATGACTATGTATCATACAACCGTCTCCGATGGTACATTTGCCAATCACACAATATGCACCAATCGAAACATCTGATCCAATTTGGGCCTCTTCATTAATGATCGCTGTAGGATGAACGCCCGCTAATACTTTAGGAACAAATAATTTATTTAAAATACAAATAAACGTTTCTTTGGGAGCATCCGTGAGAATTATCGTCTGTTGGCTCCGAGGCTGCAATAGCGCTTCCAATGAAGTGTGTGCTATGATTAAATTCGATGTTAAGGTCTTGATAGATTCAGGATCTTTAGCTTTAGCAGCACCAAGCCAAATCAAACTGTCGCAATCGCCGGAATCGATATTTTTAACATTTGTAAAAGCAATGTTAGCAGGATTGCCTAAAATATGATGATCATAAATGAGGCAGTCTTCAATATCCGGGTATTTGAATGTATTCATGAATTCTTATCGCTTGTTATGAGGTCCTCTGTTATTTATCACTTCAGTCCCGAAAATAAGCAATATTTCCATGCTTCAGCAAGGATTCAACAGGCTTAAAAAATAATAGCTAAAAAAAGGAACTTAATTCTCTTTTTTTTGAAATTGCGTTCTTGCCTTAAAATTTCAATTTCAGGATTAGGTAAACTGCAAGTGTTATTTAGGACTTCTTGCGTTTAGACAACATTTCGTTGACTCCATCCGTAAACTCTTTTGAAGTAGGCGTATACCCCGTTTTACCCAAAGCATTAAAACTGTATTGGTTGGTCTTTTTATCTTTTTCAATATCGAATAGATACACAGTAGGGTAACCTCTCACACCAAAAGACTGTTGGAGGTTTGCATTCTGAGTCCGGATATTATCGGGAATTGAAAAAGATCTTGGAAAATCAAGTTCCAATAAAATGACATTCTTTTTCGCCCATGTTTTAAATTCATCCTTTACAAAAACGGCCGCAGACAATCTTTTACACCATCCACACCAGTCGGATCCTGTAAAATTTGCCAATATGGGTTTTCCCGTCTTTTTTGATAAGGCATAGGCTTCATCAAGATTTACCAGCCAGCCTTCATGTGTAGCTTTGTAGGGGCCTGGTTTTGCATTTGTTTGAGAATGGCTTAATTGGCTGAAGAATAAAAGTCCGCCAAAGATCAAAAGGTATAATTTCATTTTTTTAGTTATTCGGTTTACAAAAATCATTTAAGCTAGCAAATTTATGCATGTTAAAATAAAAAAACAGCATTATTCGAATTCGGTTTAAATCTCTTTGAAATTAAGTCCTTTTTTTTTGAATGAATAAAGGAGTTTTTGAAAAAAAAGTTTAAAAAACATCTGTTTTGTACAACAAAATCTTCTAAATGGCCCAAATTTAGGCCAATTTCATATAATTTGAGTGCTCATTGGGCAAATTATACCAATCATTAAAACTTTGTTAAAAATCAAATCCTGGTACTAAAGACCGTTTATGTGCTTAAAGCAAAGAATCCATACTCCAGCTCTTCCTAAAATATAATTCAATGTTATTTGAATGTATAAATCTTCCGGACCTCAAATAAAAATAAACTTCTTTAATATAAATTGTCCGCTCGAATTACTCAATTTCAAAAGATACAAACCACTATTCAAATCCTTGCGATCTATGGTTGCAATTTCTTGAAACCATGATTTACGCACAATCTGCCCTCTGTCGTTCAGTAATTGATATTCATCATAGTGCCGGGATCGAATTCTGACAAAATTCTCTGCCGGAATGGGAAAAACAACAGCTAAAGGATCGGATTCTTCTTCAATTGCGGTCACAGATTCTGAAATAACTGTTATTCGCCAACTGCTTTTGTTTTGTTGATCATCTACATTCCGCATACCCATTCTCAATCTACCGGTACCTGGATCCGGGCCGGTAAAAATATCAACAATGAATTCCATTTGTTGGCCGGGTTCTAAACTAATTTGAGTGCTGTCTACATTTGCAGGGTAACATACATCCAGACAAATACTCGATGACCAATTGGCCGGCAAATCATTGAGCAATCGCTTAATTTCAATTTTAGCTTTGGAGTTTCCTGTGTTAGTTAGGGTCCCTGAAACGTAAGCAACGCCATTTACCTGAGCATTAACAACTGTATCTGTTTTAATTTCGAAAGTAAAAGTGGAAATACCCTGTTGAATGCTATCACAGACAGCTGAAGGATTTAAAAATTTCTGAAGATCGCAAATCATATCATCGGGATCTCTATCAAACCACGCATGCTTAATTTTTACGCGTCCATCGACATCAATAAGTGTAGCATTATTTGGGGCCGGACCATAATGATACCACCATTCATTACATGGGCCATCCACTAAAATGGGGACATCAATTTTATATTCCAGCAATAAATCTTCAATAACCCGAATGCGCTCACCGTATGTTTTAGGCTGGCGATATAATATTCCGCCATTAATATTTTGTTGACCTGTGTTTACTCGACCAAAATAAGGGCTGATGTCTGTTTCGGGGTGCGCTTCAACTGTGTACACGATGGCTATTTCAATTTGATCTTTAAACATGGCTTGAAGGGTATTGATTTCAGAAATTTTACCCCTGAAGACCGGACAAGTATAACTTGAAGAGATCAGCAACACCGGCTTCCCCTTTTGAAGAATTTCAGACAATCTGAAATATCCTCCAAGATTATTTAATAAAGCAAAATCATGCACGGTATCCAGCAACTGATACCCACTTTCTTCAAAATTGCCGAGATAATTCTGAATCGGGCAAATACTATCTGTAAAGGCAGGTAATTTATTTAATCCTATAAACGGCTTGAGCTGGATTTGAGCTTGAAGGCCCCAGCTGAATCCAATCAATAAAAAACAAATGGCCAGTTTTTGCATGACTTTTTTGAATTGGACTAAATCCAGACCTCATGGTTTAATCAGAAATTCATTCTCCTCTAATTCAATGTATATTGTACATTCAGACCTCCATTGATGCGCACGTCCTTAAATTGGCTTAGAACATACGGAATGGTTTTCCGGTAATCCACAAACACGCGAATGTTTAGGTTTTTACTCATGCTATATTTGATGGCAGGAGTAAAACTGATCTGTTTGGAACCACTATTGGCTTGAGCATTTACATTGGCATCCAACCTGTGAATTTTAGTAATATTATCGTTGATCCCAAAATCAAAACTGATTTCCAGATCATTGCCCTTCGGATTATTAATATTAGCATCCGGGTCCTGATCTTCATCATCAGCCTTTTTCTTTTTCTTCTTTGTTTTCTTAGGCGGTTTATAATCTTTATTTAAAGCTTTCATACCTGGCAGCCAGGATAGAAAAACATCTTTGATGATATAACCCATTTTGATGGTATAGGTCGTTGCTTTTGTTTCAAGCAATTGTCCGTCAATTCCGTTGCGAAGATTTAAATTTCTGTTCTTGTTGTAATCCAGTCCAAGCTCCATGCCTGCCTTGGTCTTTATATTCACACCAACGAGTGGTGCAAATTGTTCGCTGATGACGAGTTCGGGAACTTCATACCGGGCATGATATGAAGCGCGATCGTCGTTACCTCTTCTGGAAAGGGGTAATTCATTTGCATCTATGCGATAATCGAGATTGCTTTTAAAACTATTGATCGTCAATGTATTCTTATAAGCATGTCGGATGCTGAAATCCTGAAATATGTCTTTAAGTCCACTTAATTTACTCAAACCATTATAGCTAACTTGCCAATTCGGCAGTGGAAAAGTTTCAAATAGATCCAGTCCAACTTTATTGGGGTCCTTATTTGTATAAGCTGCAAAAAATGCAGGTGTTACGACATCAATGTGGTCGCCCTGAAATCCATCGCGATAATCGGGATTTGTCGGACTCAAATTTTTGATCCCCAAGCGATCTGCTACTCGCTGAGAAACAATGGGCCGTGCATCGCTGAAACGCCTGAATACATCATCAATGTCACTGTTGAATATGGTTTGTAATGAAATATAAGATAAAGCTAAGTTGCCCATTTTCAAAAGGCGTAAAATGTTGGAATCCCAAAGTATTCGTGCCTATAATACTGTCGTATTTAAAAGTCTCCGAAATATCTTTCGTGTATGTTCTGTCCACATTTAAATCAATGCTAAAATCTTTTACGGGTTCGACTTTAAATTTAAAACTGAGCGTATTTGAATTTTTTTGCAACATTTCCTTGTTGAAAAAACAATTGTCAGAAATCCAGCCCTTTTCTGCAGCTTTATCCAACCAGCCACCTTTTCGAAAATCAGGTTGACCACCTGTTATAAAACTAAATCCGGGTGCATCAAATCCCGAACTCAATCCTAAGAGTTCCGGTCTTTCCATAAAACCCGGAATGGTGGTTCCTTTATTTTCAGCATAACTCATTTGCATTCGTTTCAGCATAGTTATTGGCGTAAGTGCTGCCTGAATCCAGGGATTGGGTTTATCAGATTTTGTTTTCTTTTTGTCTTTTGACTTTTCATCTTTCTTGGGATCCGCCTGGTTGCGCACGGAAGGTCTGAATCGACCTGTTGATGCACTTTCACCGCTATATTTTTTCAGAAATGCAGACTTATTGATTAATGTCGAAAAATTAATTTCTCCGGTGATGCTAATACTTTGTGTATTGGTAATAACAGATCCAAGTGAATCAATAGAATTAATCGAACCTCCAGCCCAATTAAAGCTCGAAGTATATTGGGTGCGAATCGTGACAAAGTCTAATAAAGGAAATAATTTTGTTGGTAATTGATAGGCAATTGTAAAATTGTGACGGTAGTCCTTGGTGCGCCCGAATGATTTTAAATTGTCTCTGAGAAATCTGCCGCGTTCACTGGCCTCCACTTCCTGATCTGTCAAAGGGTTCACATAAGCCTGTCGCAGAGGATTAAAAGTTATTTCATCAACAGCTGCTTCATTCTTCGCACTAAAATTGAGTTTTATGGACTTGGTAAGATCCCAATTCAAAGTATAATCGCGGGTCCATGCAAATTTGCGATCCTCCCAGGTACTATACTTCGGATCCGCAAATCGATAGGTTCGGGTTGCAGCTTTCCGGTTCAGATTATTTCTAACGGAAATTGAATTCGGAATTGGATTAAAATTAAAATCTCCAATAAACTTCAACAGCGGACTCGTGACAATTTTCTTAAAAGGTTCTATGTATTTCGGCGTAAGTGAATAATTATAATCGAGACCGCCTTGTTGACTTTTTAATTCGTCTTTGGATATGATAGGGTTATGTTTATTAGCTACAGAAACGGAATAACTCACCGAAAAATTGGAGATATCCCAGGGTTTAGGTTTGCCGCTCCCCTTTCTTTCTTTGCGCACATTATTGAATGCTATACTCTTGATCTCAGAGAAATCAATTGCCCGATCGCGAATAGAATCTTTTTGTGCCTGGCTTGAAGCAGCTTTAACTTTGTCTTTAAGTTCTATATCCGTATCGTTTGGATCGTATTGTGGGGTCAATGTTGTATTTGAATATTGCAAGGCCATTGGAATTTTTATACCTACACTTTGAGGTAAAAATTTATCCAAAGAAATATTCATCCCGGCATCCAATTGTACCGTTTCATAAGTCGCGCGTTGGTCCAATTTCTGGTCAATACCACCCCAGCCAACGGAGGCGTAATTTCCGGCTACACTTATATTTCCTAAATCAGCTAATTGCATTTCCGCGCGCACCTGTGCTGCCACGCCACCTTTTTCTTCTAAGCCGGACAATCGCAATTCATTAAACCAGACTTCAAGATCTTCTACAGTTTCTTTACTCTTATTTCGAAAACCCAGCAATACACCTCTCACCAAACCTATGGTTGGATTTCCAACAACTTTTACCGTGTTTTTGGGTTTTTCAGGATCGGGTTTAGAATAGGCTCCAAAATCTGGTACTACATTATTTCTTTCCGTTTTCAAATCCAATAAGAGTTGCAAGGGAAAATCAAATTCATTATCTTTTAACCAAATGGAATCTCTTTGATCAAAATGTTGCTCATCCGAAAAACGCAATGGAATTTCATATTCGTAATAATTATCTGTAAAATCTTTTCCTAATCTGATGAAAACACAAAGTCCATCGTTGTCTTTGGATTTCAAAGATTCCCCATGAACGAACATTTTCAATCTTTTATATTTGCGAATATCGAGGTCTATAATTTTATAAACAGATTGCGAGCAATTGGCTTTGAGGTCCTCCTTTCTCAACAAGATCGAAGATTCATTTTGCGGTATATCTGCAAATTGTGAACTGTAGAAACGCTCTCTTTGAATTCCAGGCGGCGTTGTATAATTAAACGGTGTCTTTCCGGCATTTTCTTCGATATCCACTTTATCGAGAATCAAAACTTTGTTTCCGGCATCTATTCCATCACATACATCTTCAAATTTCCGCCAGGCATTTCGGCCTAATTGAAATTTAATAAATCTGAAAGTAACCGTTTTATCAAATCCGGCAAATAACATACGCATGCTTTGAATAGATCTAAAATCCTGGATCTCACCTATTTTGCCTGTGTGCGATCTGACTGGTATTCTAAAGCGATACCATACTTCATCATCCAAAAGTCCAGGTACTTTTACGATCACTGTGTCTGTGATAAAATTATCGAGTGAAGCCGGATCGAATGCTATTTTATTGTCCGGTGTTCTATTTAATGGAATTTCATAATTGTAATACGATTCAATTTCATTGAGTGATTTATCAAAGTTGATATCTTCCTGATCGGGATAACCGGTATAAGCAGTAGATTGTATATTTCCTGTTTCAATTTGTGCATTTCCCTCCGGCATATTGTATCTTTTGTATTTATCTGTAACCGGAATGTTGGGTGCAAAGGTATTGGAGCGGTAAGAAGTATAATCATCGTTAGCAGGATCTCTGGCAAGCTCTGCAAATGCGGTTGGATTCAGGAAGTTTTGTTGTTGAGCAATGTAATTTGCATAAAACGTATTTTCATCTTTATCGAAATTTGACGAAACACTATTTAATCCATCATAACCTAAGTCTTGCCTTTCGCGATTATTGATATCAAAACTACTTGTGATAGGAGGGAAACGGCTGATCTTTCCAAAAACTGAAGGGTCTGTCAATAAATTCAAATCAGGAGTTGGCAGGCCATGTTCAAATTGTTGTTTACCATCCTTAAAAATATCTTCTGAAAAATTTCCAAGCTGTATGTATAATTTTCCATTTCCCGTTACCGGATCTGAAGGATCTGCTTTTGGTAAAAACGGATTCAGCAACCAGAAATCAATGTATTCGACATTGTTGGCTTCAAAATCATTGGTATTCAGACGAGTCATCAGCCCTGCCCATCTGGTTTCAGGCTGCAAGAGTTTGTGATCCCGGTCGATACCGGCAGTGCTAACTCCACCAAATGTAGAATCAATTGCCATCAAACCACCATTCACATCAAAATTATAAGGACCTTTTTCTTCCGGATAATAAGTCATGTCAAACGTCAACTCCGTACTAAATCCGATAGGTCTTTGCTTGTTCGGAAAAATTTCAATTTCATCTACCAATCTCGTGTAGTGATTATTTGGATTGAGGGTACTTACTCTGGCAAAATCGTCAATGCGGTACCAGGATAATAAGGCCCGATTGGCATTGCTGATGACGTTATCATAAAGTCCGGATCCCTGAAAAGGCTTATCGTTGATTCCTTGTGGCGCACTCGCCAGGACCCATTGAGAAACATTGAAACCCAAGCCTATTCCCGAAGATGCACCTTCAAAATCATCGATGTAAACGACACCACCTTCGCTTCCTTGTTGATTGATGGTATTGGAGTGACCTGGCAATAACGCGGCGCCCTCAGCTTCCAACTTCCAGGAGGATACTTCCTTGGTAGCATAAAACGGAAGCTTATCTAAGATGCGCGTCATCCAGGGTGCTTTTTTTGCGATGTTAAAATCCAGGCCAACAATTCTGTTGTTAATTGGATCTTCGCCAATGTTCACTTTTTCTGTAAAGGGTTTTTCAAATAAATGCATATAGGTTGCACCTACAGACCAGTCTTTTCTTTTAGAATATTCGGCTCTTAAGCCGATCATGGTTTTTGTTTGGAAACTGAACAAAGCGCTATCTTCAAAATCAACATTAATAGGTACTCCCGATTGCAATAAGGCTTCATTGAGGATCGTCACCTTCCCGAGATTGCGATCTACGATATAATCAGATCCCTCAACTAACGATCGTGAGCCTGCGCTGACAACAACGCGGGCATTGGGATCCAGATTAAAAGTGTTGAGTGATATTTCGTTTGATTTACCGGATTTATAAGATCCTTTGATGACAAATTGATTGGATTTCAACTCTCGTCGCGCAGCGGTAATGGAGACATCATATAAAGCGGTGTATTTATATTTATCATAAATTTCTTTTGTCCGCACGCTGTCTTTGATCACATTGGAGAGAAGTTTATACAGAGAAGAACCGAAGGGTTCCAACACCGGAAAAATTACAGCCCCACTTGCAGGGATCACCGTTTGTCCGGGTATAAAATCAAACACACCATCCGGTTGGGGGTCATTGGATTTATTCAAAAAATCCATTCTGAATAAATTCAATAAAGGAAAGCCATCTATTTCCTGGATGTAGCGTTTAGATTTGCCATCGCGGTCTTCGTAATAAATATCCATGGTAAAATCGTCCGGATTCAGATTAAAACCACCCGTTGGATAAACGTTTTTCATCATCTGCCGGTAGGAAGGTAAGTCCGTGCGCTGTGCAGATGATTTCAGCATCTTCACGAAAATGACTTTATAATTTAAGGAGTCCGATTTTACTTCTGAAGTAAATTCTCCCACTTTATAGGTTGCTCCGGAACGCGGATCGATATCCCTGCCATTTTGTAAATAATGATAAGCAACAGCCAATACCTGATTGGGTCTTGGTCTGAGACGCAAAGAAATGAATCCTAGATCTGCGTGGTAAGTATATTCATTCTGATTTAATCTTCTCGCTCTTACTTTTTCAAAATCTCTACCTTGTTTCAGATTTAAGCCGGCAGGATTTGATAAAATGCGCACGACTTTATTGAGGTCTCGTGCTTCCGGGTTTTCGAGAATTTTATCTAATAATGTGTTGGAAGTATTTGAAGGAACTTCAACCCCGGCTTTATCTTTGGAAATGGCTCTTCCCGGTAAAAAAGTCAATGCGGCTGAATCGCCCATATCAAATTGATCAGGGGTTGAAATGCCAAGATCAGCCAATGCAACGATATCGCGCAACTCTGTTTCCCGGCTATTTTGAGCGTCTTCGGTGATCCAAACTTCAATATCTTTTACTTTAAACTGACTATTGATTTCCGGAAGTTTTTCCAATGCAAATTCATAGGTACTCCGGTTGTAAGTGCTTAGAAAAAAATGTCTGTTTTCATCGTAACCATCGGGTCTGATTTCAAATTCCTGTACTACGCCTCCACCTTTAACCTCTATGTTTTCCTGTTTCGATTTTTGCTGAGAGATCAAACCGGTCAATCGCAAATAGCCGAATTGCCAATCTGTTTTGAAACCGAAAAGATTTTGACTACCCTGGATCAATTTTGTACGAAGCGGTAAACTTACATTTCCCGCTTCTATTTTTTTAATGATATCGTCTTCCGAAAATTTTTCGGAATCGTAAGCAAGTTTTAATTTATTTTCAAAATCAAATGCTGCTTTGGTATCGTAATTGGCATTCAATTTTAATTTATCACCAATGCTTCCAGTCAAGTCCATTCGGATATCTGTATCGAAATCGGGACCCCATTGTCTTTTCTGATAATCCTGCAACTGGGGGTTGTCAGTAAAATTGTAATAACCGCCTACAAAAAAACCGATAGAACCCTGCGGTTTGATGTCAATACCAAAACCAC
The sequence above is a segment of the Saprospiraceae bacterium genome. Coding sequences within it:
- the sprA gene encoding cell surface protein SprA, producing the protein MGNLALSYISLQTIFNSDIDDVFRRFSDARPIVSQRVADRLGIKNLSPTNPDYRDGFQGDHIDVVTPAFFAAYTNKDPNKVGLDLFETFPLPNWQVSYNGLSKLSGLKDIFQDFSIRHAYKNTLTINSFKSNLDYRIDANELPLSRRGNDDRASYHARYEVPELVISEQFAPLVGVNIKTKAGMELGLDYNKNRNLNLRNGIDGQLLETKATTYTIKMGYIIKDVFLSWLPGMKALNKDYKPPKKTKKKKKKADDEDQDPDANINNPKGNDLEISFDFGINDNITKIHRLDANVNAQANSGSKQISFTPAIKYSMSKNLNIRVFVDYRKTIPYVLSQFKDVRINGGLNVQYTLN
- the sprA gene encoding cell surface protein SprA, which translates into the protein MNKLGNLFLTAFIAACMFSAVYAAGGRHIPDWNEKPLTSIQDTIPLKDRPGNFVENPRNNPFDLKDPNSIEQDIEYDPETNSFKVTEKVGDLEYRPGTTLSFDEFLKFKARQQDKEYYKDLAGISTGKKTYGDLIDPITKIDLKKNLADKLFGGFGIDIKPQGSIGFFVGGYYNFTDNPQLQDYQKRQWGPDFDTDIRMDLTGSIGDKLKLNANYDTKAAFDFENKLKLAYDSEKFSEDDIIKKIEAGNVSLPLRTKLIQGSQNLFGFKTDWQFGYLRLTGLISQQKSKQENIEVKGGGVVQEFEIRPDGYDENRHFFLSTYNRSTYEFALEKLPEINSQFKVKDIEVWITEDAQNSRETELRDIVALADLGISTPDQFDMGDSAALTFLPGRAISKDKAGVEVPSNTSNTLLDKILENPEARDLNKVVRILSNPAGLNLKQGRDFEKVRARRLNQNEYTYHADLGFISLRLRPRPNQVLAVAYHYLQNGRDIDPRSGATYKVGEFTSEVKSDSLNYKVIFVKMLKSSAQRTDLPSYRQMMKNVYPTGGFNLNPDDFTMDIYYEDRDGKSKRYIQEIDGFPLLNLFRMDFLNKSNDPQPDGVFDFIPGQTVIPASGAVIFPVLEPFGSSLYKLLSNVIKDSVRTKEIYDKYKYTALYDVSITAARRELKSNQFVIKGSYKSGKSNEISLNTFNLDPNARVVVSAGSRSLVEGSDYIVDRNLGKVTILNEALLQSGVPINVDFEDSALFSFQTKTMIGLRAEYSKRKDWSVGATYMHLFEKPFTEKVNIGEDPINNRIVGLDFNIAKKAPWMTRILDKLPFYATKEVSSWKLEAEGAALLPGHSNTINQQGSEGGVVYIDDFEGASSGIGLGFNVSQWVLASAPQGINDKPFQGSGLYDNVISNANRALLSWYRIDDFARVSTLNPNNHYTRLVDEIEIFPNKQRPIGFSTELTFDMTYYPEEKGPYNFDVNGGLMAIDSTFGGVSTAGIDRDHKLLQPETRWAGLMTRLNTNDFEANNVEYIDFWLLNPFLPKADPSDPVTGNGKLYIQLGNFSEDIFKDGKQQFEHGLPTPDLNLLTDPSVFGKISRFPPITSSFDINNRERQDLGYDGLNSVSSNFDKDENTFYANYIAQQQNFLNPTAFAELARDPANDDYTSYRSNTFAPNIPVTDKYKRYNMPEGNAQIETGNIQSTAYTGYPDQEDINFDKSLNEIESYYNYEIPLNRTPDNKIAFDPASLDNFITDTVIVKVPGLLDDEVWYRFRIPVRSHTGKIGEIQDFRSIQSMRMLFAGFDKTVTFRFIKFQLGRNAWRKFEDVCDGIDAGNKVLILDKVDIEENAGKTPFNYTTPPGIQRERFYSSQFADIPQNESSILLRKEDLKANCSQSVYKIIDLDIRKYKRLKMFVHGESLKSKDNDGLCVFIRLGKDFTDNYYEYEIPLRFSDEQHFDQRDSIWLKDNEFDFPLQLLLDLKTERNNVVPDFGAYSKPDPEKPKNTVKVVGNPTIGLVRGVLLGFRNKSKETVEDLEVWFNELRLSGLEEKGGVAAQVRAEMQLADLGNISVAGNYASVGWGGIDQKLDQRATYETVQLDAGMNISLDKFLPQSVGIKIPMALQYSNTTLTPQYDPNDTDIELKDKVKAASSQAQKDSIRDRAIDFSEIKSIAFNNVRKERKGSGKPKPWDISNFSVSYSVSVANKHNPIISKDELKSQQGGLDYNYSLTPKYIEPFKKIVTSPLLKFIGDFNFNPIPNSISVRNNLNRKAATRTYRFADPKYSTWEDRKFAWTRDYTLNWDLTKSIKLNFSAKNEAAVDEITFNPLRQAYVNPLTDQEVEASERGRFLRDNLKSFGRTKDYRHNFTIAYQLPTKLFPLLDFVTIRTQYTSSFNWAGGSINSIDSLGSVITNTQSISITGEINFSTLINKSAFLKKYSGESASTGRFRPSVRNQADPKKDEKSKDKKKTKSDKPNPWIQAALTPITMLKRMQMSYAENKGTTIPGFMERPELLGLSSGFDAPGFSFITGGQPDFRKGGWLDKAAEKGWISDNCFFNKEMLQKNSNTLSFKFKVEPVKDFSIDLNVDRTYTKDISETFKYDSIIGTNTLGFQHFTPFENGQLSFILYFITNHIQQ